In Sesamum indicum cultivar Zhongzhi No. 13 linkage group LG1, S_indicum_v1.0, whole genome shotgun sequence, the sequence AACTACCCTATGCCAGAACATTGTGGTGGTGGAAACACGCACATCTACGTAAACGGCCGAGAACTCAACCAGAAAGATCTGAATTTACTGGGAAGTAGAGGGCTCCCAACCGAAAGGGACAAGTCGTACATCATTGAGATCTCTGGCAGAGTCCTGGACGAGGATACTGGCGAGGAGCTACAAAGCCTAGGCAAACTTGCCCCAACGTGAGTATCTAGTCTCCCACGTACATTATATTGGCTTTCTTACCATATTGTTGTTTCTATACAAAAGACATCAATAAACTCTATCTTTACTAACGCAAGTTTTTGGACAGTGTGGAGAGGGTAAAGCATGGATTTGGCATGAGAGCTCCAAAGCAGTAGCTCTCTGAGGAACTCCAAGGTTCCCATTTCTAGTCTCTAATGCATGAATGCTCCTGCTgcaaatactttttttcaGTAAGAAAATTACGATGAAAGTTTTATACTTTACGTTTTGCAATTGCTGCTGTTCGTCTATGCTTGATTGATTGGTTCAACCTTGAGATTCATATTCAGCGTCCATGGAGTTCTATTCAGCATGTAAAATCCCTTTCCTTGTCACCTTCGGATGTGGCTGCCGAGCATCTTCTTCTTgtaaaaaatagtttgatgTCATTACGTTCTCATccatttccttcttttctttttccccaatGGATCCAAGAATCAAGTATGGAATTGGATCCTTGTAATAGGGACAGATAAGGTGGTacttttatcttctttttggTCATGGATTTGGCTTGACAgagtgtaatttttgtaaattcatTGCAAGTTTATGTGAATCCTTTTGTCTGTAAACCGTGCAAGGGTGTTGCAATCTGTTGATGAGCATTCATGTCCTAAAATATTGTTACTGCAAGTCATAGGTCCCTGCTCAGCATGTGATAATGTATTGTTTAATcgccccacccccaccccaaaaATTAGTGAAAGTAATTACTAACAATTTGGTTTCTAATTTCAGCATCAAACCttttagtttcttggaatgATGAGATGATTCCATCAATaacctaatttattttactgagGTTGACAGAGAACTTTTACATGTGAGACTACTCTCACACCTCCATCTCCTATCATTGCACCTTAATCAAACTCTCCTAGTGTATGATTAATCACAAAAGCTAAGGGAAACTTGTGAAGTAATCAAAGTAAAAAGTgggaatataaattaattagatccCCCAATTCAtctttgctttttctttcctcttttccCTCAAGCAAGAAGCAACCCACTATCGCAATAATCCCTTTTTGCTACACCTACAAAAGGTGCCCActatgaaataataaggccacaatcaattttttatatttagaaatatctaatgatataataaattatatttataaaaaagcaTAATCTgcaattttcaaatacttaTATCTTGGGCAattctaatataataaaattaaatttctcatAACCAATAGAAGGAAGAAAATGGGCAATTTAAAGTTCAAATGATATTTGGGGGCCATTGAAAAATCACGCACTGCACAAGCAAAAAGctatggaaatgaaaaaaaagaaatgccaTCAACACTGCACAGCAAGGTCTATTAATCACAACAAAACATCTAAACATATCTAATACCCCAAAAGAAAGGAAACAGACAAATGGAAAAAAGGAGAAATGTGTGGTCCATTATTTTCCATCCATCCTTTGATGCAAAATCATTTCTTTAATGCACTGATTATTTCCAGCTGTTCTGATGCTGATCCTCTTTGCATCCCCAAATCTGTTGCACTGTTTAAGGCTAAAACAAGATATGATCCAGAAACAGGTGAAGGCAAGAAAGAGCAGAGCATGTGCATGTTCAAAGAATCCAACTTTAGTGGAGAACAAAGATCATACCATAATATCAATCACTGACATACATTCCCTTTTGTCATGTCCTAACATCAATATATGTACATACGTATACTCTTGTATATATGCATATGATGTTTTTGtaaaaacaatcaaatttaaaaggattcaatttatagaaaaatattaagtactcaagtcataaaaattgattcttgataaattttattttatttagtctcattagtaataattatttggtaGTTTGTATGTCAATCATGTTTGTTTGTCATTAAAGGAATTCACATTCATTAATGAGGCAGACGCAGTGAATAGGCAGATGAGGCTtacatcataattttgaatacaGACAACCTCCCACCACCACTTTTTCAACAAAGCATTATAGTTCAGTTAGTTGCCGATCGAACCAAAGAGAACTCACACTTCTTCTCTTCAAagctttttcttgatttcatcaccctctttctttctttctttatttctttcttaatctTGTATGTGTTAAGGTGTGAGTGACGagaaaagaatgaaacaaCTCAATAGCAATTTGCAGAGGAAGGTATTTTCATCAGTGTTGGTGAAATTTGCGGTGTGCTTTCTGTTGCTGGGTGTTGCTTATCGGCTGTTGTCTTCAAGCTTTGTACAATTTTCACCTGTTGTGGTTAGTGAGGATAACCCTCCAGCATTGAGCGTCGACAACACTCTGCCGCCGCAAATCATCGATGATCGTTCCGTGAATCTTCATAATCACACTTCTCAAAATGGTAACTGAAAATTTCCCTTctttttcaccattttcttcAATTCATGCATGATTTTTGCTGCCCTTTGCATTGCAGGCTTcctcctctttttctttcttttgttcttttgagtttaaaaaatgaatcttTCTTTATTCTCCGTGTCgaacttgaattttttctgaattCCCTTGAATATGATTAAAATGATGAGTTGAGGATGTccaatttcatttcttggGGTGGTGGTAGAACTAGAGGTAATTTGTTTATAACTGATGAATTATGATGTAAGAGCATGATTGGCCAAAATCTTTACTCTTCAACGTTCTCAGGTGCTTGCTGAAATGAATTTAAGTTCTTGGAAGTTATTATGTATCTGAATGAAGTTTACACACATGGGTTTTTACAGAAAGCTGTAATCTATTCGAGGGAGAGTGGGTTCGAGATTTAAATGGTCCAATGTACACCAACTCCACATGCTATACAATTGAAGCTCCTCAAAACTGTATGAAGAACGGAAGGCCAGATTCGGACTACGTTTACTGGAGGTGGAACCCCAGTCACTGTACTTTGCCTAAGCTTCATCCAAGCAAATTCCTTGAGATAATGAGGGATAAGTCGCTAGCCTTCATTGGCGATTCCATTATGCGTAATCACGTCCAGTCCTTGCTCTGCCTTCTCTCCCAGGTCTGCCTGCTTTCTCCACCTCAACTCAATCAAGTATTCGGAACTTCATTCTCTGCTTCATGTCTGAGCTCTAACCCATGTTTGGgcttatttttctgtaattaggTGGTTGTGATTGTAACTAGACATTTGCTTCTTCCGATATTGATAAGCTGTCTGATGGGgatgtttttctttgttatttgaCAAAAATGATGTGATCTGAGGGTCCTATTGCACCTACTAATTGATAAGGAGAAGGGATAATCACGTGCTTGTAGTTGCAATTAAGAGAGGTTAGTGctgatatcataattaatcatatgcAAGGACAAGGCACGTCCTTTCGTCTTACACTACTTTGTGCTACTGAGTCACACCATTCTTACCACATCCAATTTACAGCTGCTAAGAATGTGATGAATGGTTGTTCCATTCGTTTGGCTGTCTATGTCCAAATCAAGCTTTACTGTTTTGTTTTggattgattgaaaaatttggTACCAACATTTATCTGCCAACAACTTTGCTTCATTTGTTCTGTGAATTGTGATGTGAACAGGCGACGTTAAACTAATGCAGACTGCGTGTGGTCTTTCCTTCCTGTCTTGCAGGTTGAACAAGCTGTTGAAGTGTATCATGATGAGCCATACAAAAACCGAAGGTGGTCTTTTCCATCTCATCACTTCACCGTCTCAGTGATTTGGGCTCCCTTCCTCACGAAAGCCTTTACTTTTGAGGATGACAATGGAGTTTCGTCGGGTTTAATCCAGCTTCATCTGGACAAGCTAGACAAAGTATGGACACAGcagtatgaaaattttgattatgtaGTGATTGCTGGAGGGAAATGGTTTCTCAAATCAGCAGTTTACTATGAGAACAACGCTATTGTGGGCTGCCATAATTGCCATGATAAGAACATAAGTGAGCTGGGGTTTAAGTACGCCTATCGCAAAGCACTAAACTCCACTCTGAAATTCATATCTGAATCGAAGCACAGgccatatattttcttcagaaCTACCACACCTGATCACTTCGAGAATGGAGAATGGAACACGGGTGGTTATTGTAACAGGACTAGACCGTTTAAAGCAGGTGAGATAGGTATTAATGTTGTAGATGAGATCATGCGAAATGTTGAACTTGAAGAATTCGAGTGGGCAGCAGGGAGAGGATCTGTAAATGGGATGAGCTTGAAATTATTCGACACGACTATGTTATCACTGTTGAGGCCCGATGGGCATCCAGGAGTTTACAGGCAGTTCCATCCATACGATGGAAAAGATAAGGAAGCAAAGATTCAGAATGACTGTTTACATTGGTGCTTGCCAGGCCCTATAGATTCTTGGAATGACCTGATGATGGAAATGCTTCTCAGACATGCTAGATAGTGTTTCCAACTTCCAACAGCATGCTTTATATAGTTTgattattgcttttttttttttcttaattttgtttcaccgtctcatttcaattttttttcaaaatctagGTAGCAGAATAACTATCTCATCTGAAAATGCCACCTTCAGAAATGGGCATCTTTGTACAGAATTTTCTCATAAAGATGAAGCTGTTTAAGAAAGctcgaaaaattaaattctcatAACAGAGTCTTATAATTTCCTGTTGCTTCAAATGAATTTCAAGTTCAACATCCGGTTCTTCATATTAAATTCCTGTCAACATAACTATGCTCTTCTCAAGTAATTTCTCTAATCATTCACATTTCAGACAAATGATGCATTGTGAAGGATAAAGTATTGTGAAGGGAGGAAATTCAGCCACAAAAACACAATCAAGCACTTAGGCGTTCCTTGAAAACTGTACTTTATTCACCTAAACATTCTGCTGCAGACACATCCAACACACAACACTTCAGCCAAGCTTAGATCACAGTAAAACTACACTCATTCCCTCTTCTACTTTTTCGAAGGAGCcgattcttgtttcttttgatCTGTCTTACGTAACCAATCCTGCAGTTAAAGTATGAAACCAATGTCAGATTGCACATAACTCGCAGCATAAAAGCCATTAAGGAGGGCATGAGATCAGAATGTACAAGAAATCTATAAGCAGGAAAGAATGTAACAACATTCATAACAAGACTTTAGCATAACCAGGTTTTGTCATTGGATGATGGGAAGGTAAGGCCTTACATTACAAAAGGTGTTCAAATAAAACCAGATGGATTAGAAGGTGAAAGTTAGTTTTTGAACTCTTTTAAACAAATTCTTTCTTAACATCAGAAACAACTGATTACAACCAAGAGAATCGAAGCCCTGTGGACCTTAGTTAATAATACGTTTTCTGCAGATTCTTGAATGAGCTAACAAGTTCCAGCACACTGATATTGCTAGTTAAACATCTAGCAACTTACCCTGTAACACTTCTACACATGCTACTGGACTTCCAacaattaaagaaggaaatcGAGTAAGAGAGATGCATCTATTCGTAGAATATATGTCGAGTGCCTACATTTTCCAAACCGATATTGGTAGAATCTAGTTCTGAACTCGATTTCTCATAAGTTGTGATTAACGCTCAATGGATTACTACTACACTTGAAGAATCAAGAAATCCCGTGAGAAATTGCACCAAAAGTCGAACTGAGAAAAGTGACGTATCCTGGAGATTAAGCCTTcggtaaaaagaaaacatataatagtttttaaaaaataaaaatactcNNNNNNNNNNCCCCcgcccaaaaaaaaaaaaaaaacactccATAAAATAACAGAAACCTAACCTGAATGCATCGAGCATAAATTCAACAGAGAACAAtgattcaatcaataaaaagaaatgaggcaaaaccagaaaataaacagaaaaaagtatataatacGTTTTCAACGAATAGGAGGTCGGAGACGACGACAGTTCCGACTATTCCGGCGAGAATGGCAGCGGGGGCGGTGAGAAGACTCCAATTTCTGCGTATCATTTTTCCTTCcaatttatcttttctctcttactctctctcttactttctctctctaagcTCTCGATTTCTGTATTTGATTCATAATCCCAGCACTGCATGCATATATGAAATGGGCTTTGCTTCAATCCTCTGTGGGCCTCAAAGTAGGCCATCTAATACAAGTAGGCAACTCATGTCTGGCCCGTACTTATTGGTCTGGACAGAATCCAAATAGAGGAAAATTTGGGCCTGTTTCCGCCCATTAAGAAAAAGTACTTTCACGGCTTCAACAGCAAGACCATGAGATAATATTGACGTAAGCATTGACGTCACACACGTTCGAACAATTGAATGCAGTACGCCTATGCCACATCGGATCGAAGTTTCTATTGCAAGAATGCGTGGGATCTCTTATTGGAAAGTACGCAtagtgtttggttttatttttgattcatttttgaAATGGGTTAAAATATGTACAATATTTGtcttgattattttaaaaattttggtggtattttgaaatgtttgaaaCAGTGCCGTATTTGTTTTTGATCAAAATAAGTTTACAGTAATTATAAActctacaattaaaaaaattatatacatacttacacatatatataaaagagacatgatttaacaatgagtagtagtttttgtctcccactaaacaatatcaaacatatcatacttattttatattatctctaaaaacaaatccaaacatacacactatctctaacacatacttatatatatttgtttttttctatttatatctccacaaaatatatcaaaataagttaaaatgaAGTCAAATATAATGATGAATTTGTGCAACGTGGAATTAAGCAAAtcacttaaaaagaaaactatagCAAATCgacaaaaagaattatcttTCGAATACCAAATCGAGTTGAAGAATAAAGGAAACCTTTTTGTTTGCTCATCAAATTGATCTGTCAAAATCTAAATTGATTTGACATCTACATCATATACTAGCATTTTGAACATACTCgatatttaagtataattatttaagaaatataaataatgaagtattttttattaaaattttgctgtATGTACTTATTTCATTGACTTTTCCATAAGTATTGGGTGGAACCAGTAGTAATGAGCCTAATAAAACCAAATGCCTTAATCAACTATTAcgcaaaatatttaaaattacagaccaatataacaagaaaatattaataaatatttacagattttcaaaatacataaacgcataaaagagaagaaagattTCCACTTAGAATAAAATTCACAAAGAACACTTATAGATTAAGAGAAGGGGGGAAGAAGGATATTGTTGTATCTATTCAATATTTCAGAAGCAGTGAGAACGTATTTATGGAGAGTTTGCCATTAATGACAGTGAAAGATTAGGGCGTTGAATGAAGAAGTAAAGGAGGGAAAACAACGATGTGGATTACAAAGGAAAGATGGAGAGAAGAGAGTGAAAACGAGAAGGAATTAGGTTTAGGATTTCTTTTGGGTAACTGGGTAATCAATAAGTTGAATTAGCGAGTCGAGATGGATGAATAGGGCTAAGCCTAGAAGAGAGCCGAAGAGGAATGTGAGTGGGCTACCATCCAAAATGTGTGGGTTGAAGACTGGACCTACCTGAATGGGTCATGGGCCACAATTTCTCATCAATAagtaatgaaaaatgaatataataaaatgtaattgaagataagatgaaaataattttaaatttagttatatgTATTCTAgagatataaaatttaaataggtGTTTGagtaaaataagattataaaaataaaaatagaataaaagggacttaataattttattttaaaaaaaaacgtgTTAAACTCTAATATTactttattgaattatattattagatGTTTCACCAaacaacttaaaatattatacaaaaaatatagaaatatccAACTCCatctaaatcaaaattttccttGACAATGATTCAGTCGCCAAGGAAAAACAATTCCAACttataacaatcatatatatatatatatatatgaacaatgaCAGTGTTGGACAGCTTCTAGAACCTTTCCATGTGGAAAACACATAGTACTATcaatgattgatttgattgtattttttcatttattggcgtaattaattagtacgtgtttttcagataaaaaagaaaaacaaccaATCATCAACAagcattataatatataagtatataaatatcaataattaattgtggATGAGGATAAGAAATAGTATGAGATGCACATCATACGTTCCGAATTGGAAGGGAATAAAGTGGTCTGAATACACTTTATTATGAATGGTAATATgggaatattaaaagaaataataagataACTGTATTTGGACCATTCTTTTAcggtatatattttataatcacCACTAATATTCCACATACCTTCTTTTTGTGCACCATTATTATTGGTATTTGGAATTTGACCCAAccatgtatttatatataataattgtatattcaattcatttttaaacatCCCACACAAGAATCCATTCATCCATACTTCATCCTTGATGTCTTTGCATCACTAAAACTTAGGGTTCCTAAGAGTGTGGAACATGtgatttttcacatttaaagaaaaattgatgtttggtTCAGTTCAATCAACCgtaatcaaaacaaaaattaagtttttaaaaaatattatcttgaaTATTAAACCAAGTTCGATTCAATATTCAatctgaaaagaaaatttgtttggGCACAATTATGTACTCACATGAATTAAATGTAATAcacatttgatatattaaatttgttcgGAAAATCATGTTGTTTGCTCGGACAAGTCTAACCGGAtgtgtttgtttatattttaattttcaattaaaaaatatgcattataattttgttttttttttctgtgtcAAAAAGGGTAtgtatttggatttattaattagataacagtttttactaattatgatattaaattaatatacttttaattagaCTAcgatatatacaaatatagttatactataattattatttaaaaattgaaaattgaaaattaaaaataagcaaaccAACAAGCCCTCGACAGCTGTGCGTCGTCGTACTAAACGACATGTCTAATATACGATACTATGATACAATACTGATGTAATCATCTTAGAATTCCATCTCCCAATATCAAAGCGCCACCCAATTTGAATAATCCCACCCCCCCTATATATACGCCATACTACTTTACAACTCTCATCATTCACCCCCAAAAGTTCTTCCCAATAATTATCCAATCTTGACACTCCCATTTTCCCACTTTCTCATCCATGGAAACCGCCTCCGCCGCCCCGTCCCCATCCCACATCGCCGTCCTTCCCTCCCCCGGCATGGGTCACCTTATCCCCATCGTTGAATTCGCCAAGAAACTCCTCCATCACCACCGTATCTCCACCACTCTCATCATGCCCACTGATGGCCCCCTCTCCAATGCCCAAAATACCCTCTTTTCCACCCTCCCCCCCGGCATAGATTACATTCTCCTCCCCACCCTCAACTTCGACGACTTGCCGCCCGACGTCAAGATCGAGACTCGTATTTCGCTCACCGTTACTCGTTCCCTGCCGTCACTTCGTGACGCGGTTAAGTCCCTGCTCGAGAGGACGCCGCTCGCTGCTTTGGTGGTCGATCTTTTCGGGACCGATGGGTTTGAAGTCGCTCTTGAATTCAAAATCCCTCCTTATATTTTCTTCCCTTCCACCGCTATGGCTCTGTCTCTGTTTCTATACCTGCCCAAGCTGGACGAAACGGTGTCGTGTGAGTATAGGGAGGTGGCTGAGAAGTTGCTGATTCCGGGTTGTACTCCGATCGACGGCCGGGATTTGCTGGATCCGCTTCAGGATAGGAAGAATGATGCGTATAAATGGGTTCTTCATCATACAAAGAGGTACAGGATGGCTGAAGGGATAATCTTGAATAGCTTTAAAGAACTGGAGCCTGGTGCGATTGAAGCTTTGCAAGAAAAGGAAGACAGAAAGCCAGTTGTTTATCCCATTGGGCCTTTGATCCAAACGGGCCCAAAACCCGAGGTCGATGAATCGTGCGTTTGTCTGAAATGGCTGGATGAGCAGCCCAGAGGCTCGGTCTTGTATGTCTCTTTCGGGAGTGGTGGGACTTTGTCTCATGATGAGATGGTTGAGCTCGCATTGGGGTTAGAAATGAGTGAGCAGAGATTTTTGTGGGTCGCTAGATGTCCAAACGACACAACAGCCAATgcaacatattttaatattcagAGTTCTAATGACCCTCTGGCTTATTTGCCAGATGGGTTCTTGGAGAGGACCAAGGGAAGGGGGCTGGTGGTGCCCACATGGGCCCCACAGGCTCATATACTCGGCCATGAATCAACGGGTGCATTTCTAACACATTGTGGATGGAACTCGATTCTAGAGAGCGTAGTGAATGGAGTGCCGATGATAGCCTGGCCGTTGTATGCTGAACAACGGATGAACGCCCTGATGCTTCATGAGGACGTGCGAGTGGCCTTGAGGCCTAAAGCCGGAGAAAATGGCTTTGTGGGACGAGATGAAATAGCGAAAACAGTGAAAGGTTTGGTGGAAGGGGAAGAAGGGAAGGAGATTCGGAGTCGGATGAGGGACCTTAAGGATGCTGCTGCAAAAG encodes:
- the LOC105173468 gene encoding protein trichome birefringence-like 25, translating into MKQLNSNLQRKVFSSVLVKFAVCFLLLGVAYRLLSSSFVQFSPVVVSEDNPPALSVDNTLPPQIIDDRSVNLHNHTSQNESCNLFEGEWVRDLNGPMYTNSTCYTIEAPQNCMKNGRPDSDYVYWRWNPSHCTLPKLHPSKFLEIMRDKSLAFIGDSIMRNHVQSLLCLLSQVEQAVEVYHDEPYKNRRWSFPSHHFTVSVIWAPFLTKAFTFEDDNGVSSGLIQLHLDKLDKVWTQQYENFDYVVIAGGKWFLKSAVYYENNAIVGCHNCHDKNISELGFKYAYRKALNSTLKFISESKHRPYIFFRTTTPDHFENGEWNTGGYCNRTRPFKAGEIGINVVDEIMRNVELEEFEWAAGRGSVNGMSLKLFDTTMLSLLRPDGHPGVYRQFHPYDGKDKEAKIQNDCLHWCLPGPIDSWNDLMMEMLLRHAR
- the LOC105173474 gene encoding hydroquinone glucosyltransferase codes for the protein METASAAPSPSHIAVLPSPGMGHLIPIVEFAKKLLHHHRISTTLIMPTDGPLSNAQNTLFSTLPPGIDYILLPTLNFDDLPPDVKIETRISLTVTRSLPSLRDAVKSLLERTPLAALVVDLFGTDGFEVALEFKIPPYIFFPSTAMALSLFLYLPKLDETVSCEYREVAEKLLIPGCTPIDGRDLLDPLQDRKNDAYKWVLHHTKRYRMAEGIILNSFKELEPGAIEALQEKEDRKPVVYPIGPLIQTGPKPEVDESCVCLKWLDEQPRGSVLYVSFGSGGTLSHDEMVELALGLEMSEQRFLWVARCPNDTTANATYFNIQSSNDPLAYLPDGFLERTKGRGLVVPTWAPQAHILGHESTGAFLTHCGWNSILESVVNGVPMIAWPLYAEQRMNALMLHEDVRVALRPKAGENGFVGRDEIAKTVKGLVEGEEGKEIRSRMRDLKDAAAKVLSVNGSSTKILAELAGRWKSNTCI